One Ornithodoros turicata isolate Travis unplaced genomic scaffold, ASM3712646v1 ctg00001127.1, whole genome shotgun sequence genomic region harbors:
- the LOC135376493 gene encoding uncharacterized protein LOC135376493, protein MNSLSLDLSPEPWFPKFLVAHAEDETKPLSKVSPFLIAKEIEKIIGKSYKAKKLSSGDIQIEVENRSQSSALVSIKKLGDIPVSITKHRILNIVKGVISESELLDCSDIEIEEGLREHGVVAARRIVMRRDGKEMQTKHIVLSFQLHRLPQTIKAGYLNCHVRPYVPNPRRCFKCQRFGHGSQVCRGQETCPKCSGNGHTPELCENPVRCANCKGDHPVYSRSCPRWKAEKEILRIKAEQNIPYKAAKAQAEFASKGTFSEVARRGVAPLRKSVETQTSGCLPQTPQQKGGDTSVSLPAPTSPGSTLARQARSKEIATVSSDVDGTISVWDGTMPEPSQTMSQNMELDDDDCLSQKSSSSLPGVLSQGKEKREKTSGRGRGSRTKDMQKLPPRRITPP, encoded by the coding sequence ATGAACTCGCTCAGCTTAGACCTGTCTCCAGAGCCATGGTTCCCGAAATTCCTTGTGGCCCATGCTGAGGACGAGACGAAGCCGTTATCGAAAGTGTCACCATTCCTCATTGcaaaagaaattgaaaaaaTCATAGGGAAATCGTACAAAGCAAAGAAGCTCTCATCTGGAGACATTCAAATTGAAGTAGAAAACAGATCCCAAAGTTCAGCCCTTGTGTCTATAAAGAAACTCGGTGACATTCCAGTATCAATCACAAAACACCGTATCCTGAACATTGTCAAGGGGGTGATTTCCGAGAGTGAACTCCTTGACTGTTCCGACATCGAGATCGAAGAAGGTTTGCGCGAGCATGGCGTTGTGGCGGCGAGGCGGATAGTGATGCGTCGGGATGGCAAAGAAATGCAAACCAAGCACATCGTACTGTCATTCCAGCTGCACAGACTCCCTCAAACCATCAAAGCAGGTTACCTGAACTGCCACGTGCGACCCTACGTTCCTAACCCGCGGCGTTGCTTCAAGTGTCAACGTTTCGGGCATGGATCACAGGTCTGCCgtggacaggaaacatgtccaaaATGTTCAGGCAATGGTCACACACCAGAATTATGTGAGAACCCGGTGCGTTGCGCAAACTGCAAAGGTGACCACCCAGTATACTCAAGATCTTGTCCCCGGTggaaagcagaaaaagaaatactTCGCATCAAAGCAGAACAGAACATACCATATAAAGCAGCAAAAGCACAAGCAGAGTTTGCTAGTAAAGGCACTTTCTCCGAGGTGGCGCGCAGGGGAGTCGCACCACTGAGGAAATCTGTAGAGACCCAGACTTCTGGGTGTCTACCTCAAACTCCCCAGCAGAAAGGTGGAGACACGAGTGTGTCTCTTCCTGCTCCTACGTCTCCTGGGAGCACCCTGGCTCGCCAGGCACGCAGCAAGGAGATAGCCACAGTTTCCAGTGATGTTGATGGCACAATCTCAGTCTGGGACGGAACCATGCCGGAACCATCCCAGACCATGTCACAAAACATGGAATTGGATGACGATGACTGCTTATCCCAGAAATCGTCATCCAGTTTGCCAGGTGTTCTCTCTCAGggcaaagaaaagagagagaaaacatcTGGTCGAGGTAGGGGCAGCAGAACAAAAGACATGCAGAAATTACCTCCACGAAGAATAACCCCCCCTTGA